A portion of the Brockia lithotrophica genome contains these proteins:
- a CDS encoding Exopolyphosphatase, which produces MTDVRESAGSYRGVIDLGSNSVRLVIYREDAHGFPWEVEDVKRSLRLIDRLRDDGTFAPEAVETVRAALRDFLGRAELFGLGPEALVGVATQVFREARDGPDVLASLSRETGISFRLLSGEEEAFLGACGATTFLPFARGVVVDVGGGSTEITAFCGGSFRGISIPWGAVDATRALSSDPPTREAVAALRLRISREIAAELARHPEIREALSENGGSARESDDACKEKVGTFLEDWRSPVLIGIGGTVRSVARVLQAHAEYPLPLLHGFSFRRQELERLAKHVLTRPLEARRRIRGLSSDRAEIIPGGALVLLTVWEVLGAERLVVGERGLREGVLLASRCSAAEAGSASRMRLFEASARRLRSFYPEGEGPGEARARAAAAILDALEEAGYECLSTEERRLILWAARLRDVGRGIDPRAFAPHTFYLLLYGLLYGLTHRERVFLAATASFSTRKAARKALKPYAPLLPRNVRRRVVALGTLLRLAEIFGEGGGNVQAEVLPRGRKGAALVVSGMFRTPWLLRAQALEWTKKLGEALGVDLELELGEGGGGSP; this is translated from the coding sequence GTGACGGACGTGCGGGAATCGGCCGGCAGCTACCGCGGCGTGATCGACCTCGGATCCAACTCCGTGCGCCTCGTCATCTACCGCGAAGACGCCCACGGGTTTCCGTGGGAAGTTGAGGACGTAAAGCGGTCCCTCCGGCTCATCGACCGCCTGCGGGACGACGGGACGTTTGCCCCCGAAGCCGTGGAGACCGTGCGAGCCGCCCTACGCGACTTTCTCGGGCGGGCGGAGCTCTTCGGTCTGGGGCCGGAGGCGCTCGTCGGCGTTGCTACCCAGGTCTTTCGCGAGGCGCGCGATGGGCCCGACGTGCTCGCATCCCTGTCGCGGGAGACGGGGATTTCCTTTCGCCTTCTCTCGGGCGAGGAAGAGGCGTTTCTCGGCGCGTGCGGGGCGACGACCTTCCTCCCGTTTGCCCGAGGTGTCGTCGTCGACGTAGGCGGGGGGAGCACGGAAATCACAGCGTTTTGCGGCGGGAGCTTCCGCGGGATCTCCATCCCTTGGGGGGCCGTGGACGCGACGCGTGCGCTCTCGAGCGACCCGCCTACGCGCGAAGCGGTGGCCGCTCTGCGCCTCCGTATTTCCCGGGAAATCGCCGCGGAACTCGCCCGCCATCCCGAAATTCGCGAGGCGCTGTCTGAAAATGGCGGGAGCGCGCGGGAATCCGACGACGCGTGCAAGGAAAAGGTCGGGACGTTTCTGGAGGACTGGCGAAGTCCGGTGCTCATCGGCATCGGCGGTACCGTGCGCTCCGTGGCCCGCGTGCTTCAAGCCCATGCGGAGTATCCGCTTCCCCTCCTCCACGGCTTCAGCTTCCGCAGGCAAGAGCTCGAGCGCCTCGCGAAACACGTGCTCACGCGTCCCTTGGAAGCGCGCCGGCGGATCCGCGGGCTTTCCTCGGATCGGGCGGAGATCATCCCCGGCGGGGCGCTCGTCCTCCTCACGGTGTGGGAGGTGCTTGGCGCAGAGCGCCTCGTCGTCGGGGAACGGGGGCTTCGGGAGGGCGTTCTCCTCGCTTCCCGCTGTTCTGCGGCGGAAGCCGGTTCCGCCTCGCGCATGCGGCTCTTCGAAGCTTCGGCGCGCCGCCTGCGTTCGTTCTACCCCGAAGGCGAGGGTCCGGGGGAAGCCCGGGCCCGTGCCGCGGCGGCCATCCTCGACGCCCTCGAGGAAGCCGGGTACGAATGTCTGAGTACGGAAGAACGCCGGCTCATTCTCTGGGCGGCGCGTCTGCGCGACGTCGGGCGGGGAATCGATCCTCGCGCCTTCGCCCCCCACACGTTCTACCTCCTTCTCTACGGCCTTCTTTACGGCCTGACGCACCGGGAGCGGGTATTCCTCGCTGCCACTGCGAGCTTCTCCACACGCAAGGCCGCGCGCAAGGCCCTCAAGCCCTACGCCCCTCTTCTTCCGCGGAACGTTCGGCGGCGCGTCGTCGCGCTGGGCACGTTGCTCCGCCTCGCCGAGATCTTCGGGGAAGGCGGGGGGAATGTGCAGGCCGAGGTCCTTCCCCGGGGGAGGAAAGGCGCTGCGCTCGTAGTTTCCGGAATGTTTCGTACCCCTTGGCTTCTTCGCGCCCAGGCGCTAGAATGGACGAAAAAACTTGGAGAGGCCCTCGGCGTGGACCTCGAACTCGAGCTCGGGGAAGGCGGTGGGGGATCTCCTTGA
- a CDS encoding Glycerophosphoryl diester phosphodiesterase, which translates to MLLYAHRGASQDAPENTLSAFREALRQGADGIEFDVQLTRDGVPVVFHDATLERTTQAKGFVYEWEWEDLTRLDAGSWFSADFRDERIPSLEEVLRWVRMTGLRLNVELKNESGRFDRLSLGKIVDLLRKYDLVERTVVSSFDHALLAVLAREFPELRRGALCFARLYRPEVYAEALGADLHPFFLGVTSDLVSALHARGRAVRPFPVNDGSLARSFAAMGVDAVITDRPGELRSSLEERG; encoded by the coding sequence GTGCTTCTCTACGCGCACCGCGGGGCTTCCCAGGACGCCCCGGAAAACACGTTGTCCGCTTTCCGCGAGGCGCTCCGCCAGGGAGCGGACGGCATCGAATTCGACGTCCAGCTCACGCGCGATGGGGTTCCCGTGGTGTTTCACGACGCCACGCTCGAGCGCACGACACAAGCCAAAGGGTTCGTGTACGAGTGGGAATGGGAGGACCTCACCCGGCTCGATGCCGGATCGTGGTTTTCCGCCGACTTTCGCGACGAGCGGATTCCTTCCCTTGAGGAGGTCTTGCGCTGGGTGCGGATGACGGGCCTGCGGCTCAACGTGGAGCTCAAAAACGAATCCGGCCGGTTCGACCGACTCTCCCTCGGGAAGATCGTCGACCTCTTGCGCAAGTACGACCTCGTAGAACGAACGGTCGTATCGTCCTTCGACCACGCCCTCCTCGCCGTCCTCGCCCGAGAATTTCCCGAGCTTCGCCGCGGCGCCCTCTGCTTTGCCCGCCTGTACCGCCCGGAGGTGTACGCGGAGGCGCTGGGTGCCGACCTCCACCCGTTTTTCCTGGGGGTGACGTCGGACCTCGTGTCCGCCCTTCACGCCCGCGGGCGTGCCGTTCGTCCCTTCCCGGTGAACGACGGCTCGCTGGCGCGTTCCTTCGCGGCGATGGGGGTCGATGCGGTGATCACGGATCGACCGGGCGAGCTCCGTTCTTCCCTGGAGGAGCGGGGGTAA